Proteins encoded within one genomic window of Candidatus Neomarinimicrobiota bacterium:
- a CDS encoding acyl-CoA thioesterase has translation MTPKARPFEVELPFEVKTYDIDFAGIVSNIVYIRWLEDLRLKILADYYPFEKMLAQGFAPVLVRTEIDYQQPVKLLDNVVGRMWASDMGAKKMELTAEFLVDEQVVASARQVGVMISLSDWRPIPLPEELVRIYQEQYR, from the coding sequence ATGACACCGAAAGCCAGACCCTTCGAAGTCGAGCTGCCCTTCGAGGTCAAGACCTACGACATCGATTTCGCCGGCATTGTCAGCAACATCGTCTACATCCGCTGGCTGGAAGACCTGCGCCTGAAAATCCTGGCGGACTACTACCCGTTTGAAAAGATGCTGGCGCAGGGCTTTGCCCCCGTGCTCGTGCGCACCGAGATCGACTACCAGCAGCCCGTTAAGCTGCTCGATAACGTCGTGGGCCGCATGTGGGCCAGCGACATGGGCGCGAAAAAGATGGAGCTGACGGCGGAGTTTCTCGTGGACGAGCAGGTGGTGGCCAGCGCCCGGCAGGTGGGGGTAATGATCAGTCTATCTGACTGGCGGCCAATACCCCTGCCGGAGGAGCTGGTGAGGATTTACCAGGAACAGTACAGGTAA
- a CDS encoding type II toxin-antitoxin system HicB family antitoxin, with protein MATQFILSSYVEQAMAQAAYDKLDDGTFHGRIPPCKGVVAFGSTLRECEQELRSTLEDWILVGLKLGHPLPVIGGIDLNKQPVHEPANTL; from the coding sequence ATGGCAACACAGTTCATTTTAAGCAGCTATGTCGAACAGGCCATGGCTCAAGCCGCCTACGACAAGCTTGATGACGGCACCTTCCACGGGCGCATTCCTCCATGCAAAGGAGTGGTGGCTTTTGGCAGCACTTTACGTGAGTGTGAACAGGAGCTGCGCTCCACCCTGGAAGATTGGATTCTAGTGGGCCTCAAATTGGGTCATCCTTTGCCCGTCATTGGCGGCATCGATCTTAACAAGCAACCCGTCCATGAGCCGGCTAATACCCTGTAA